The segment AGTAATAACCGGTTGTTGTCTTAGATAATATGGCTTGCCTTCGATATCGGGTACACCACAGCGGGGTTTAGTAAACAGCTGATAAATACCAAAAGAATGTGTAAACAATCTTCAAATTCAAGTTCATTgaacataaataaatagaataagaacaagacaaataaaaataaacacaacttTATCTGTCCCAAAAACACGCATTtaacaatatataattaaattttagaagCAAGACTCAAGTTcttatctttttttgtttaaaacgagAGTTACTCATTCTCATTAAAAAGAttgaattttgaagaaaattttttaaaacctaCATCTAAAGTTTGGGCATCTAGTCTACCGGTTTGATTTAAGGCaccatatttttgtatatttttaatagctTCCACTATGGCACTTTCATGATACAAAGCCTCTGAATCATCGGGATTTTGATCCAAGTAGCCAAAACGTCTCAtaaatttaatctaaaaataagtttttattaacagatttcttattttattttacacgcTTAGGAAATTTACCACTTCCGGTGGTGGTATTTCTATGCCATCTCTTGGTCCTACAGGAAATCCGTgtataaattttagtataaaaattaacaaaaatattaaaaatgttgaaaatttcaacattttgttattgtttaaaaattatttatgaagcTTGTCTTAACTTTCacagatttttttattcgctttaTTTGAGCTTTTAATAACCGACCGTTCCGAGAGCTGTTTGGAATTAAACTAAAAGATTAACcggcaaatatttatttcaaatctttGCCTACCACAAATTTAATATCCCAACAACAGCCGCCGTATTTAATTCTTATCAGTGcgtattgaaatattatttatctctttaaattaatttaaagcaaatGAGAGCACAGAGCGAGTCATTATATTTTGTTCTCAATAAGTTTTGCATAATGCACTTGGTGACCATTAAAGGTAGAGGTcttcacagattaagcttattttctcaaaaaacccagtatttactgagttattaacgttTAAAGTTTTATGGGCTTTTCCTCCCTTAAAAATCGATTCTTGATaaaaaatgaaagtgatcacagattaagcttattttctcaaaaacccagtatttactgagttataaacgatttaaagttttttggaCTTCGACTTCGATTTTTGATAAGaagtagaagtgatcacagattaaacattttccttaaaaacccagtatttactgagttattaacgatttaaagttttttggaCATTTCCTCCATAAAAttcgattttatataaaaagtagaagtgatcacagattaagcttattttccttaaaaaaccaGTATtaactgagttattaacgatttaaagtttttggaCTTTTCCTCcttgaaaatcgatttttgataaaaagtaagggtgatcacagattaagattattttccttaaaaacccagtatttactgagttattaacgatttaaagTTTCTTGGATTTTTCCtcctttaaaaatcgatttttgataaaaagtagaagtgatcacagattaagcttattttcctTAGAAACCTAGTATTTACTGAATTATTAACGATTTAACGTTTTTTGGGCTTTTCCTCCTTTAAAAATCGATTCTTGATAAAaagtagaagtgatcacagattaagcttattttccttaaaaacccagtatttactgacttattaacgatttaaagttttttgggCTTTTCCtcctttaaaaatcaatttttgataaaaagtagaagtgatcacagattaagcttattttccttaaaaacccagtatttactgagttattaacgatttaacGTTTTTTGGGCTTTTTCtcctttaaaaatcgatttttgataaaaagtagaagtgatcacagattaagcttattttccttaaaaaaccaGTATtaactgagttattaacgatttaaagttttatggACTTTTCCTcccttaaaaatcgatttttgaaaaaagtagaagtgatcacagattaagcttattttccgtaaaaacccagtatttactgagttattaacgatttaacGTTTTTTGGACATTTCCtccataaaaatcgatttttgataaaaagtagaagtgatcacagattaagcttattttctttaaaaacccagtatttactgagttattaacgatttaaagttttatggACATTTCTtccttaaaaatcgatttttgataaaaagttgAGGTGGTCAGAGATTAAGCTTaaacccagtatttactgagttattaacgatttaaagttttatggACATTTCCTccataaaaatcgatttatgaTGAAaattagaagtgatcacagattaagcttattttccttaaaaacccagtatttactgagttattaacgatttgaAGTTTTTTGGCTTTTTCCtcctttaaaaattgatttttgataaaaagtagaagtgatcacagattaagcttattttccttaaaaacccaatatttactgagttattaacgatttaaagttttttgggCTTTTCCgcctttaaaaatcgatttttgataaaaagtagaagtgatcatagattaagcttattttccttaaaaacccagtatttactgagttattaacgatttaacGTTTTTTGGGCTAAAAAGTAGAAGTGGTCAgagattaagcttattttcttaaaaaacccagtatttactgagttattaacgatttaaagttttatggactttttctcccttaaaaatagatttttgataaaaagtggaagtgatcacatattaagcttattttcttaaaaaaaaaaaacagtatttactgagttattaacgattatTATTAACGATTTAAAGATATATGAACTTTTCCTcccttaaaaatcgatttttgataaaaagtagaagtgatcacagattaagcttattttctcaaaaaacctAGTATTTGCTAAGATTTAAATGATTTAGAGTTTGGTGGACTTTTTCACTGATAGAAGTAGAAGTCATCAGATATTaagattaaaaagtttttacagATTAAGCTTTCAGAATTGCAATTCGtaaacattagttttttttcttttagtcaataacataaaaaaagtcTGCTACTTCgcctttctttttctttattcatattttttaagattttttattaataactgtACATTAAATAGCAAACATGCAAATATTCatcataaaatacatatttattaacacACTTTCAAGTTGTTTGCAAATAATTCATTCAAATTCCTCCAAACTTTTCCAACtctttacttttttagttttccctCTCTCATCTGCTCCTTTATTCAACAATCACAACTTCAATAATGATTACGTCTCTTATTCGAGGACAATATTCGGCATATTCTTCCCAAGTACAACCTGTCTTAGTGCAACATTCAGTGGTTATGGAATGGGCATTAGAACGACGTGTCCTTAAAAGTGTTTGAGCAATATTAGGCTGCAGCCACATGGGTAGAAATGTATGAGCTAAAGGTAAGtggataaatgttttttttttgttatttaattaaaatttaatataggagatttaatatgtataattaGAAAATCCTTACATTTACTACGTTTATTGAAAGTTTCATCGGTACGTTTGCGATTGCGTCGTGTCAAACGATAAATATCTTTTTCACAGGCCCAATACAGTTGACGTACTAGTTTATCGCGACAGCGTGAGTGAGTCTCACTATGCCAGACATCTTCCCAATCGGAGTTGGTTCTGAAATGATGAcatatgttaataaaaataaaaatttaaaatctaaagaCTATTTTTGGGTTTAGTCTACAATGAACGTGTATAGTTAACTTTATAGTTTCGTCAAAATCCATTATAGTTTGGTCTTTAGAATGGGTTATTGTCTAGGTACTACAGTGTTATTTATAGTCTTGTTTCTAGTGTAGACCATAGCCTGATCAATAAACTTGATTAGAGTGTACCCTATAGCCTGAATTTATGAAGTTATAACTTCCAAAAGTTGGCCTTCGCACTAACTGAAACTTAGGCTTGCAATCAAATAAAACCTTTAGAAATTAAAGGGATTATTGGAATGACATTCCGAATTTACTACTAAAATTAATTGATTACACGTACTCGTTCTACTTTGGCTTTGAGACGAACGATTTTTGTTAATAGTTGTCATCTTCGAATTGAGTATGTGAAAGTGTTATAGATTCGCCACTCGTTTTGGAAccagttctttttttattaaaaatgtttctctCTGGAATCGGTTCAAAgatttttcattattgtttaattCCATTAGAGATAAAAATTTGTCTGttcactttttaaattaaagatatCCAAGTTGGTGTTGCGATATTTTTAAGTCCGACAAAGGAACCAGCCATTACTAGTTAATTTGGTTTTTAATCgtgcgtctgtctgtccattatTCTCTGTATGTTAgtataaatcaattttctaaaggCGCCAGATATCTTAGTGATCctaaactttaatatttctataggATATACTTTTCAGAAGTTTCCTATTTCAAGTAAGGGATATATCACCGAAATATATCACACATGACAAAATTATGTTGTTTACAGAAACAATATCAGCTATTTacacaaatttgtttacaaGTTCAGGGATTAGCATTGTTTTAAATTCATTGaatcggttcaaaatttcatataactcTAATACTTTAGAATATAAGTATTGAGAGAGaagttttgcataaaaaaatcaatagaaaTTGTATGAAACCTGGAAACTGGTTCCAACGTAGCATTCATATAAGTTTCAAAATTTATCATAGCCTCCATATAAAGTCCATGTCTTCGAAAATATTTCATGAATGAAGGAATTATGATACTGGGATTAATTTGTACACAAACATGTTCTATGGATCGGTAATTTTTTCAGGATCGGTCTTTAACTGACCATATCTCTTATATATCGATCCAGATTGATCCTTTTATTTTGGTTCGAAAAGTAGTTTTCCTTGATTGCTGAACTAGTGTGTTAGAACTGGTTTCTAGAAAACTTCTCAGAGGCAGTTTaataacacaacaatgttccagAGAACGAGTTCTTAAAGCAGTGTCGTTAACACTAGTTCCAAAGTTCCAAGAACATAAAATGGCTATTTTTGACCTTAgaacaagttttataacaagaaattctaaaaattttcctttatagaatccaaattaaaactttttaaaaatttttatattgttcactttcttttaacttttttttattatataaatacatcgTACCTCTGACGGAACAATAATTCCAGACCTTCTTCAGTGTGTATGGCCTCTGCATTGTAATTGTTTAGTATACAACcaattaaaattgcaaataaaccCAGATAGCACTGTTTTAAGGAAATGTTCATTTCtggttttgaaatttaaatattttttatagatttcataaaattttcaatataatttttcttatttttgttggtTGAAACTTGCAAAAACTTTTCGAAAGACAAAAAATACCGTTGTTGTCTACAGCTCAGATGTATAATGATAACTGAAGATATCTTAAGgattgtttaacaatttcaatGATATTTTTGTCCACGGTTCAGAgtcataaattttaacaaaatataactcCTGCAATCGTAGGTGTTGACGCCGTTTCTTTGGGCATGAGTTGGTCTATTGTCAATTACTATGCGTGTGTAtaatgtatgcatgtgtgtgaaagtgagtaaatattgtattaaatttgaaattacgACCTGTTTGTACTTATTGTACATccatttaacattttgttttatattgttttgtgttattCTCTAAccaatatttacaaaatctGGTCCACCAAAATCATTAAGTTTGCTTAGGAACACGAGAGTGGTAAgcgaaaaacaaactaaatttctttaacatatcTTGCCAATctgtaagtttttcttaatttcttacaCATCCCTCGTTTATTACACTGCGAAAGAATTGCAAGCGAAATAAGCCAGATTTTTTATTCTGCGTTTTTTTGTGTCTTAACAAAAAGTTATTTGTTGTCTCTAGCCAACTAATGAAGACATATTTACCGTATGTGAACAATAATGAATTGCAACAactgaaacaataacaatatataaCTGTAAAACTACAAGTAAAACCAATCCTTACAAACGAAATCCAAAGGAAAACATACAATCCGTTTAGTTTATTATTGGCGATTTACACTAGATGATGTGTAAATTAgtttaactttgtttttgttgtagatACTGATGGCGTTACTTTCTCGCCTTTTCACCTGTTATCATTATTGTCGACAATGTTGtggtatttttttcttcactttatATTCGTCCGTCATTTGTAGTCAGTACAATAATAGAAattcattgttttttgttgagtttataccggatatatgtatgtatgtattcgcATTCCTTTAAATTGACTCTAACTGCTCTCAGTTGACTTTCTTGCCCTTTACTGACATTTAGTACATATTGTTCTACAAATACTATAgcaatatttaatataacaaaaatattttgtttagaaaaagaaCTGCGTCATTTCAGGTTAAACTTAATCGGCAGCttgaaattatgtattttagtctataaacttgactttagtcttgaccacaatttagtctatagaatggactagaCTGTGAAATGGTAGAGTAGCTAAATACTAAACTTCTATTAGCTTaacataaataatgttttatagaCTCTAGAACTAGGACGTTATATGCCGAGTTGGGACACAAAACTGGTttacagtcaagactacagactgtagttaaaactatagacggttctatagccaagactatagactgttccatagtcaatactatagactgttctatagtcaagactatatactgttctatagtcaagactatagactgttctatagtcaagactatagactgttttatagtcaagactatagactgttctatagtcaagactatagactgttttatagtcaagactatagactgttctatagtcaagaatatagactgttctatagtcaagactatagactgttctatagtcaagactatagactgttctatagtcaagactatagactgttctatagtcaagactatagactgttctatagtcaagactatagactgttctatagtcaagactatagactgttctatagtcaagactatagactgttctatagtcaagactatagactgttctatagtcaagactatagactgttctatagtcaagactatagactgttctatggtcaagactatagactgttctatggtcaagactatagactgttctatagtcaagactatagactgttctatagtcaagactatagactgttctatagtcaagactatagactgttctatagtcaagactatagactgttctatagtcaagactatagactgttctatagtcaagactatagactgttctatagtcaagactatagactgttctatagtcaagactatagactgttctatagtcaagactatagactgttctatagtcaagactatagactgttctatagtcaagactatagactgttctatagtcaagactatagactgttctatagtcaagactatagactgttctatagtcaagactatagactgttctatagtaaagactatatactgttttatagtcaagactatagactgttctatagtcaagaatatagactgttctatagtcaagactatagactgttctatagtcaagactatagactgttctatagtcaagactatagactgttctatagtcaagactatagactgttctatagtcaagactatagactgttctatagtcaagactatagactgttctatagtcaagactatagactgttctatagtcaagactatagactgttctatagtcaagactatagactgttctatagtcaagactatagactgttctatagtcaagactatagactgttctatagtcaagactatagactgttctatggtcaagactatagactgttctatagtcaagactatagactgttctatagtcaagactatagactgttctatagtcaagactatagactgttctatagtcaagactatagactgttctatagtcaagactatagactgttctatagtcaagactatagactgttctatagtcaagactgtagactgttctatagtcaagactatagactgttctatagtcaagactatagactgttctatagtcaagactatagattgttctatagtcaagactatagactgttctataccATAGTTCTTGACCACAGTcaaatctatagactaggctatagtcttgaccacagtctaatatatagactagactatagtattgaccacagtctagtctgtagtcttgcattcagtctagactatagtcttgcaatcagtcaagtctgtagtctggagatatatagactagactatagtattgaccacagtctagattatagtcttgcattcagtctagactaaagtcttgcaatcagtctagtctgtagtctggactatagtctagtccatagtataggattgactacactctagtctacagtcttgagtacagtctagtttatagactgaactatagtcttgactacagtctagtttaaagactggactatagtcttgactacattTGTGTATATACTTAGTCTTGaatgcagtctagtctatagactagagtatagtcgTGACCACAGTCTAGTGTATATACTAATAATAATCTAAAAGTATAATCTtgactacaatctagtctataggctggaatatagtcatgactacagtctagactatgtcctggactatagccttgactacagtctagtctatagtctggactatagtgttgaTTGTACTATGCAACTGCTAAGTGTGAAGCAGGCAGTATAAGCAGTCAGACATAAGAGAGTATACAAtgttacttttttagaaaaaaagtccAACCCTTGCACCGTATgactacaaattttattaactcTAAATCACATAATTCAATTAACGTTATTCAAGTATCAATGTTCAATCCAAAGATGACtcgaatttaaataaagttttgcttAACCTTTATTATGTTGTTtgcattaaaaattaacttttacatACTTtcaatttagtaaaaaaaattcctcCAAACTAAAACGAGTATGTGGAAAAATTTCCTAAAGTGACCTCCTTCTATGTTACACAGTCTACGTGTTTGTTTTTACCAACCTTTTCAATTCGATTGCAATCctttaaaacaacaaaccaaCAGGTGgtcttttcctttttttgttttgatttcctTTCAcaccttgtttgttttttttcttgtttgctgttatgttttttgtagatatttttaccttttcatattaaagttaaaaaaagtttttggccTGGCCAATAAACACTGGCTGGCTACAACATATTTTATgttgtaatttgattacaacactattactattactactactactaaaacaaaatatacacttTGTTTAACTATTACTTTATGTACATACTTGAGCGTCGGTGGCGTCATGAGTCTTaaactaacaaatttttattattatttttatgttgtacTCACCTACGAGAGAGAGAGTTAAACAAACATCGTACTAGTATAATAAATTCTCGGCAGGACTTTTGTTTGTgttcgagttttttttttttttgtggggaGGGTTTTGAATTTATGGGGTTTAAGAAGGTGATAAAATATTTGATGCAAATTAATATCATACTAAAGTGAAATGGGGGGAAACACATATAGAGGTGTTGGTAAATGCAAATAGCTACATATGTTTTACATGTAGAAGAATCAAATACCCTGCAGATTTAAGAGTGTCAATGATACATATCTCCATGTCCTAGTTGTTTTTCTCATATAAATGTGTAGTTAGTCCTGCGATATATTCTGATCACTTTAAtggttcttttcttttttcttttttcaaaaaagacaCAATTTCCAAAGCCTACTGGGTTATGCTCATATAAGCTACTGCTCTAACGCTGTACTATTTCTTCTGTTCTAAACTTTCCCAAACTTTTtgctaatttaaaaagtttttcaaaggaTGTTTAAGTTATTGCTGCATTTGGTGGTGAAGTCTATATATTGTGGGCTACGTGTtatatttgtaaagaaaatgattttctttaaagtaaaattcttttgaaaaatttttaaaatttctctgttaaatcatataaaacaattggaagaaaaatattttaggtttttaatattaaatattttaaaagaatttaaaagtttttatataataaatacattttacaaacaatttcaacttttataaaaataggggaattttttttcaaattaaactttGATAACAGTGGAgcaattgattgaaaaaaaatgttcaaaatttggTTTCAATAAGACGGTGCCAAGTAAGTAAGTGGTCTATCGAAATGTATTTTAAGTTCTGTAACATAATTGGCGATGTTAACATTATGAAGGGTAAAAGGAGGGCAATTTCTCCTTCTCATTGCGAATGTTAAAGCTGTGATACTCGGTTTTCAGATTTTACAacattgtcagtaaaatgtgcatTAAATGTCGTTTAAACTAATGCCatatatacacggttgttagatcttacaacgttggcagtaaaatgtacagaaaatgtctaataatgctgtcaacttacaaattttgtcttgcaatatttttgggtaatgctttttctgacaacgttgattattagacattttctgaacattttactgaaaacgttgtaagatctgacaaccgtgtattacggctttaacaatttttcttttgcaacgttgtcaaaaAATACATTGCTGACAATGTTGCAAGAAAGAAtctgtaagttttttttaagacatttttgtcACATAGTATAGTCAATATAGTTTCTGTTTATACGATCGTCTTTCAGTTGAAGCGATTTTCTCAGCGTTGC is part of the Lucilia cuprina isolate Lc7/37 chromosome 3, ASM2204524v1, whole genome shotgun sequence genome and harbors:
- the LOC111675333 gene encoding LOW QUALITY PROTEIN: probable insulin-like peptide 7 (The sequence of the model RefSeq protein was modified relative to this genomic sequence to represent the inferred CDS: inserted 1 base in 1 codon), encoding MNISLKQCYLGLFAILIGCILNNYNAEAIHTEEGLELLFRQRTNSDWEDVWHSETHSRCRDKLVRQLYWACEKDIYRLTRRNRKRTDETFNKRSKSHTFLPMWLQPNIAQTLLRTRRSNAHSITTECCTKTGCTWEEYAEYCPXNKRRNHY